The genomic DNA AGTGACCCGGGCGCAGGCGGCAGTCCGATCGACGCCAGCCGAGAGCCGATCATCGGTCGAACTGCCCCCACAGTCGCGTCAGTTCGTCGGCCACGTCCGTCCCACTCCGCTCGACCGACCACGACACTTCGCCGTCCGCGAACTCCAGTTCGAAGGCGTCCACCGTCGCGACGTACACCGACTCGTGGTGACCGTCCGCCCGTGGTCGGGTCCGTTCCGCGAGGAGATCGGCCTCCGCCAACTCCCCGACGCGCCGGTAGACGTTCGACGCCGAGAGCCCACACCGCTCGGCGAGCTCTTCGACGGACTGTGGCTCCGCGCTCGTGGCCGCGAGGATCGTCCTGACGTGCTCGTCGTCGAACAACGAGACGACCTCGGCGAGCGTCGGGTCGTCGGCTGGTGTCTCTCCCATAGTCTGTGTCGGTCGCTGTCGTGTGGTCGTCGCCAGGGTCGTGTTCTGGATCGCTGCTCGGCTCGTCGTCGGAGCCGTCTCTCCCCCGGTCCTCTCTGTGGTCGCCTCCGCTCTCGTCGTCCTCACCGTCGCGGCCGTTGTGACGGCGCTCGTCACGGTCCACTCGTCACGGCCGGGGGTACTCACGGTGGCGATCACGAGTGGTCACCTCCCTCTCCTCCGTCGACGGTCGGCGCGCGCCAGCCCGCCAAGTTCCAGTAGGACCACCCGTCTTCGCCGACGCGCCGGAGGTCGAGTCCGACGGACTCCAGTCCCGTCACCGCCCCGAGGTCGAGCGTGGTCTCGGCACCCGGCTCGACCCGGTCGACGTCCGTCCACACCGGCCGGTCGTCGTGTCGGTACGGCGCCTCGTCGGTGTCGATGTCGACGGTGAGACGATTTGGGTCGGCCGACGCACCCGCCTCGTGGCGGATCGTGAGCGCACGCTCGGCGGCGTCCCACTCGAACCCCCACGTCGCCT from Halobaculum sp. MBLA0147 includes the following:
- a CDS encoding helix-turn-helix domain-containing protein; translated protein: MGETPADDPTLAEVVSLFDDEHVRTILAATSAEPQSVEELAERCGLSASNVYRRVGELAEADLLAERTRPRADGHHESVYVATVDAFELEFADGEVSWSVERSGTDVADELTRLWGQFDR